A stretch of Sphingomonas sp. JUb134 DNA encodes these proteins:
- the plsY gene encoding glycerol-3-phosphate 1-O-acyltransferase PlsY: MLLGYLLGAIPFGLLLARWFGAGDLRAIGSGNIGATNVLRTGRKGLAAATLLLDAAKGALAVVLAEWLFPGHGPFAAATAFLGHCYPVWLRFRGGKGVATMLGVVLALHWPSALVFAVVWLGLLALLRISSVAGMTACISAPVSAAWFGQFDLVLLLLGMAAVALWKHRENLGRLLDGTEPRVGSRKGG, encoded by the coding sequence ATGTTGCTCGGCTATCTGCTGGGCGCGATCCCGTTCGGGCTGCTGCTCGCGCGGTGGTTCGGCGCGGGCGACCTGCGGGCGATCGGATCGGGCAACATCGGCGCGACCAACGTGCTGCGCACCGGGCGCAAGGGGCTGGCGGCGGCGACGCTGCTGCTCGACGCCGCCAAGGGCGCGCTCGCAGTGGTGTTGGCCGAATGGCTGTTCCCCGGCCATGGCCCGTTCGCCGCGGCGACGGCGTTTCTGGGCCATTGCTATCCCGTCTGGCTGCGGTTCCGCGGTGGCAAGGGCGTCGCGACGATGCTGGGCGTGGTGCTCGCGCTCCATTGGCCGAGCGCGCTGGTGTTCGCGGTCGTGTGGTTGGGGCTGCTCGCGCTGCTGCGCATCTCCTCGGTGGCGGGCATGACCGCCTGCATCTCCGCACCGGTGAGCGCCGCCTGGTTCGGGCAGTTCGACCTGGTCCTGCTGCTGCTGGGAATGGCCGCGGTGGCGCTGTGGAAGCATCGCGAGAATCTGGGCCGGTTGCTCGACGGCACCGAACCCCGCGTCGGCAGCCGCAAGGGTGGCTGA
- a CDS encoding dihydrofolate reductase, with the protein MIVFHLARADNGVIGRDGQLPWHLPADLKRFKAGTMGKPMVMGRKTFESFPSPLPGRRHIVLTRDPSWNAPGAEVAHDPEAALALAGDGEVAVIGGAEVFALFLPQADRIELTEVHAAPEGDAVVPTFEGWREVAREEFPAEGERPGCSFVTLVR; encoded by the coding sequence ATGATCGTCTTCCACCTGGCGCGGGCCGACAATGGCGTGATCGGACGCGACGGGCAGCTGCCCTGGCACCTGCCGGCCGACCTCAAGCGGTTCAAGGCGGGCACCATGGGCAAGCCGATGGTGATGGGCAGGAAGACGTTCGAGAGCTTCCCGAGCCCGCTGCCGGGGCGGCGGCACATCGTGCTGACGCGCGACCCCAGCTGGAATGCACCGGGTGCCGAGGTGGCGCATGATCCGGAGGCGGCGCTGGCGCTGGCCGGCGATGGCGAGGTGGCGGTGATCGGCGGGGCCGAGGTGTTCGCGCTGTTCCTGCCGCAGGCGGACAGGATCGAGCTGACCGAGGTCCATGCCGCACCCGAGGGGGATGCGGTGGTGCCGACGTTCGAGGGCTGGCGGGAAGTGGCGCGGGAAGAATTTCCGGCCGAGGGCGAGCGGCCGGGTTGCAGCTTCGTAACACTGGTGCGGTAG
- a CDS encoding bifunctional riboflavin kinase/FAD synthetase — protein MERLDGSSAVPAGLRGGIVALGNFDGFHLGHQAVVRRAVTRAHAEGRPAIVATFDPHPIRHFRPDAAPFRLTTLDQRERLFAEAGADAMLVFRFDAALASLSAAAFVEERLRGLAGIGGVVTGADFTFGKGRDGDVAVLAALGAVQGFSVDTVAPVEDGGEPVSSSRIRALLEAGKPAEAAALLTRPFAIQGVVEPGARLGRELGFPTANLTLGSYLRPAYGIYAVRGRLADGRVLDGVANLGIRPMIEPPLELLEPHFFDFSGDLYGQRIEVDLIEYLRPEWRFDGLDALKAQIARDCEDARAVLAGTARP, from the coding sequence ATGGAGCGGCTGGACGGCAGCTCGGCGGTCCCCGCAGGGTTGCGCGGCGGGATCGTCGCGCTTGGCAATTTCGATGGTTTCCACCTCGGGCACCAGGCGGTGGTGCGCCGGGCGGTGACGCGCGCGCATGCCGAGGGCCGGCCGGCGATCGTCGCCACCTTCGACCCGCACCCGATTCGCCACTTCCGGCCCGATGCCGCGCCGTTCCGCCTAACGACGCTCGACCAGCGCGAGCGGCTGTTCGCCGAAGCCGGCGCCGATGCGATGCTGGTGTTCCGGTTCGATGCCGCGCTCGCGAGCCTGTCGGCCGCGGCGTTCGTCGAAGAGCGGCTGCGCGGGCTGGCGGGGATCGGCGGGGTGGTTACGGGCGCCGACTTCACCTTTGGCAAGGGGCGTGACGGCGATGTCGCGGTGCTGGCGGCGCTGGGCGCGGTGCAGGGCTTCTCCGTCGACACGGTGGCACCGGTCGAGGACGGGGGCGAGCCGGTCTCGTCCAGCCGCATTCGCGCGCTGTTGGAAGCGGGCAAGCCGGCGGAGGCCGCAGCGCTGCTGACCCGGCCGTTCGCGATCCAGGGCGTGGTGGAGCCGGGCGCGCGCCTGGGGCGGGAACTGGGCTTCCCGACCGCCAACCTGACGCTCGGCAGCTATCTGCGCCCCGCCTATGGCATCTATGCGGTGCGCGGGCGGCTGGCGGACGGGCGCGTGCTCGACGGGGTCGCAAACCTGGGAATCCGGCCGATGATCGAGCCGCCGCTGGAGCTGCTCGAGCCGCACTTCTTCGACTTCTCCGGGGACCTGTATGGGCAGCGGATCGAGGTCGACCTGATCGAGTATCTGCGGCCGGAGTGGCGGTTCGACGGGCTGGATGCGCTGAAGGCGCAGATCGCGCGCGATTGCGAGGACGCGCGGGCGGTGCTTGCGGGGACGGCGCGCCCATAG
- the panC gene encoding pantoate--beta-alanine ligase codes for MQTIRQLDALRDALASYRAAGDSVALVPTMGALHAGHMALVDAARRRANRVVVSIFVNPKQFGPNEDLARYPRREMQDARMLTEAGADVLWMPSVEEIYPEGFATTVSVSGVSDILEGAHRAGHFDGVATVVAKLFGQVRPDVALFGEKDFQQLAVIRRMATDLDLGIEVVGVPTQRDDDGLALSSRNLYLDPDERQRAVALPRALGIAARTLEKGGAADEALSQARDMLAQAGFETDYIALVDAETLGDPVPGQPMRLLAAARIGNTRLIDNVAVLPA; via the coding sequence GTGCAAACCATCCGTCAGCTCGACGCGCTTCGCGACGCGCTGGCTTCTTACCGCGCCGCAGGGGACAGCGTCGCCCTCGTTCCCACCATGGGCGCGCTGCATGCCGGCCACATGGCCCTGGTCGATGCCGCGCGCCGCCGCGCCAACCGCGTGGTGGTGTCGATCTTCGTCAATCCCAAGCAGTTCGGCCCCAATGAGGATCTCGCCCGCTATCCCCGGCGCGAGATGCAGGATGCCCGCATGCTGACGGAAGCAGGCGCCGACGTCCTGTGGATGCCGTCGGTCGAGGAAATCTATCCCGAGGGCTTCGCCACCACCGTCTCGGTGTCGGGCGTCAGCGACATCCTTGAGGGCGCGCATCGTGCCGGCCACTTCGACGGCGTCGCCACCGTCGTCGCCAAGCTCTTCGGCCAGGTCCGCCCCGACGTCGCCCTGTTCGGCGAAAAGGATTTCCAGCAGCTCGCGGTGATCCGCCGCATGGCGACCGATCTCGACCTGGGCATCGAGGTGGTGGGCGTGCCGACCCAGCGCGACGACGACGGCCTCGCCCTGTCGTCCCGCAACCTCTACCTCGATCCCGACGAGCGCCAGCGTGCCGTCGCCCTCCCCCGCGCGCTCGGCATCGCCGCGCGCACGCTTGAAAAGGGCGGGGCTGCCGACGAGGCGCTCTCCCAGGCCCGCGACATGCTCGCCCAGGCCGGGTTCGAGACCGACTATATCGCGCTGGTCGATGCGGAGACCTTGGGCGATCCTGTTCCCGGCCAGCCGATGCGGCTGCTCGCCGCCGCACGGATCGGCAACACCCGCCTGATCGACAACGTCGCGGTCCTGCCTGCCTGA
- a CDS encoding class I SAM-dependent methyltransferase — MDGGRAAWAGAAAVACALLLGACDATEPKLPERKSEAKASDFPAADRPVATIVSARWSTEEARDRLNEAEEVMDGAGIAKGMTVADIGAGEGYYTIRLTQRVGPDGRVLAEDIVPEVRDALAQRVARERLDNVSVRLGKADDPRLPEASFDRVLMVHMYHEIAEPYAFLWHLRPSLRPDGLVVVVDANRATQNHGTPPALLRCEFEAVGYRQVSMRPMPSAGGYLATFQAVGPRPEPSAIRPCRLNPPAPKAG; from the coding sequence CTGGATGGGGGACGCGCGGCATGGGCCGGGGCGGCGGCGGTGGCGTGCGCCCTGCTGCTCGGCGCCTGCGATGCGACCGAGCCCAAGCTGCCCGAGCGCAAGTCCGAGGCGAAGGCCTCCGACTTCCCGGCGGCCGACCGGCCGGTGGCGACCATCGTGTCGGCGCGCTGGTCGACCGAGGAAGCGCGCGACCGGCTGAACGAGGCCGAGGAAGTGATGGACGGCGCCGGCATCGCCAAGGGGATGACGGTCGCCGACATCGGCGCGGGCGAGGGCTATTACACGATCCGCCTGACCCAGCGCGTCGGCCCGGACGGCCGGGTGCTGGCCGAGGACATCGTGCCGGAGGTACGCGACGCGCTGGCCCAACGCGTGGCGCGCGAGCGGCTCGACAATGTCAGCGTGCGGCTGGGCAAGGCCGACGACCCGCGGCTGCCCGAGGCGAGCTTCGACCGGGTGCTGATGGTGCACATGTACCATGAGATCGCCGAGCCCTATGCGTTCCTGTGGCACCTGCGCCCGTCGCTGCGCCCGGATGGGCTGGTCGTGGTGGTGGATGCCAACCGTGCAACGCAGAACCACGGCACGCCGCCGGCGCTGCTGCGCTGCGAGTTCGAGGCGGTCGGCTATCGCCAGGTGTCGATGCGGCCGATGCCGTCCGCGGGCGGCTATCTGGCGACCTTCCAGGCGGTGGGGCCGCGGCCGGAGCCCAGCGCGATCCGCCCGTGCCGGCTGAACCCGCCGGCGCCCAAGGCAGGCTAG
- the dprA gene encoding DNA-processing protein DprA, giving the protein MADADPRIDRLRLIRSANVGPITYRQLVARFGSATAALEALPHLAARGGGRAPVIASEDAVMREIARTERLAARYLFLDDADYPPLLAEIENAPPALILRGRLELVARPCVAMVGARNASAAACRFARQLAEALAGEGITVVSGLARGIDTAAHAGSLAGGTVGVIASGIDIAFPPENAALQESVAERGLLVAEQPPGTEPRARHFPYRNRIIAGLSQGTVVVEAAPKSGSLITARLAAEAGREVMAVPGSPLDPRAQGCNLLIREGATLIQSAADVAEMLRPIDPRSVRSPSSRYAAEPVAEDAGEAERRRVTDLLSPVPVPVDELVRQSALPAAVVQIVLLELELAGRLERHAGGRASLAG; this is encoded by the coding sequence GTGGCTGACGCCGACCCGCGGATCGATCGGCTCCGGCTGATCCGTTCCGCGAACGTCGGCCCCATCACCTATCGCCAGCTGGTTGCGCGCTTCGGCAGCGCGACCGCCGCCTTGGAGGCCCTGCCGCACCTGGCCGCGCGCGGCGGCGGGCGCGCGCCGGTGATCGCGTCCGAGGACGCGGTGATGCGGGAGATCGCGCGGACCGAGCGGCTGGCCGCGCGCTATCTGTTCCTGGACGATGCCGACTATCCGCCGCTGCTGGCGGAGATCGAGAATGCGCCGCCTGCGCTGATCCTGCGCGGGAGGCTGGAGCTGGTTGCACGGCCGTGCGTGGCGATGGTCGGCGCGCGCAATGCGTCGGCTGCCGCCTGCCGATTCGCACGCCAGCTGGCCGAGGCGCTGGCAGGCGAGGGAATCACCGTCGTCTCCGGCCTGGCGCGCGGGATCGATACCGCGGCGCATGCGGGATCGCTTGCCGGCGGGACGGTGGGGGTGATCGCGAGCGGGATCGACATCGCGTTTCCGCCGGAGAATGCCGCGCTGCAGGAGTCGGTGGCGGAGCGGGGCCTGCTGGTGGCGGAGCAGCCGCCGGGAACGGAGCCGCGCGCGCGGCACTTTCCGTATCGCAACCGGATCATCGCTGGCCTGTCGCAGGGGACGGTGGTGGTGGAGGCGGCGCCGAAGTCCGGATCGCTGATCACCGCACGACTCGCGGCGGAAGCAGGGCGCGAGGTGATGGCGGTGCCCGGCAGCCCGCTAGACCCGCGGGCGCAGGGCTGCAACCTGCTGATCCGGGAAGGGGCGACGCTGATCCAGTCGGCAGCCGACGTGGCGGAGATGCTGCGCCCGATCGATCCACGCAGCGTCCGCTCACCGAGCAGCCGGTATGCGGCCGAGCCGGTCGCCGAGGATGCCGGCGAGGCAGAGCGGCGGCGGGTGACGGACTTGCTCAGCCCCGTGCCGGTGCCGGTGGACGAGCTGGTCCGCCAATCCGCGCTTCCCGCAGCCGTGGTGCAGATCGTGCTGCTGGAGCTGGAGCTTGCCGGGCGGCTGGAGCGGCATGCGGGCGGGCGGGCGAGCCTGGCGGGCTGA
- the murI gene encoding glutamate racemase yields the protein MPDSRPILFFDSGVGGLSVLAPTQRLLPQAPIVYAADSAGYPYGTRSEAEIAARVPALLGRLAERFHPRLIVIACNTASTIALPAVRAALDLPVVGTVPAIKPAAELSRTRVIGVLGTEATVRQPYVDDLATRFAADCRVLRHGSAALVALAEARLRGEEAEDDAYRVVLAGLLDQPDGDRIDVVVNACTHFPLVADRLEAAAGRPVQFVDGGEGIARRVAHLLDGADWPDAPGEGTAVFTGADPGIELLRPALARFGLTQIKLL from the coding sequence ATGCCCGACTCCCGCCCGATCCTGTTCTTCGACTCCGGCGTCGGCGGTCTGTCGGTGCTCGCCCCCACCCAGCGGCTGCTGCCACAGGCGCCGATCGTCTACGCAGCCGACTCGGCAGGCTACCCCTATGGCACCCGCAGCGAGGCGGAGATCGCCGCACGCGTCCCGGCACTGCTGGGGCGGCTGGCGGAGCGCTTTCATCCCCGGCTGATCGTGATCGCCTGCAACACCGCCTCCACCATCGCGCTGCCGGCGGTGCGCGCCGCGCTCGACCTGCCCGTGGTCGGCACCGTTCCCGCCATCAAGCCCGCGGCCGAGTTGAGCCGCACGCGCGTCATCGGCGTGCTCGGGACCGAGGCGACGGTGCGCCAACCCTATGTCGACGACCTGGCCACCCGATTCGCCGCCGATTGCCGCGTCCTGCGCCACGGCTCCGCCGCGTTGGTCGCCCTCGCCGAGGCACGCCTGCGCGGCGAGGAGGCGGAGGACGACGCCTATCGCGTCGTGCTCGCAGGGCTGCTCGATCAGCCCGACGGCGACCGCATCGACGTGGTCGTCAACGCCTGCACCCATTTCCCGCTGGTCGCGGACCGGCTGGAGGCCGCCGCCGGGCGCCCGGTGCAGTTCGTCGATGGCGGCGAGGGCATCGCCCGTCGCGTCGCGCATCTCCTCGATGGCGCCGACTGGCCCGACGCTCCGGGCGAAGGCACGGCGGTGTTCACCGGCGCCGATCCGGGGATCGAGTTGCTCCGGCCTGCCCTCGCCCGCTTCGGCTTGACCCAGATCAAACTGCTGTAA
- a CDS encoding thymidylate synthase, producing MQQYLDLMQRALDTGVETMDRTGVGTRSVFGHQMRFDLSAGFPVLTTKKLHLRSIIVELLWFLRGDTNVRWLQERKVSIWDEWTDESGDLGPVYGKQWRDWETADGRHLDQIAELIATLKSNPASRRMVVSAWNPGDLPAMALAPCHCLFQCHVANGKLSLQLYQRSADIFLGVPFNIASYALLTHILADQCGLEVGEFVWTGGDCHLYLNHLDQAREQLSRTATALPRLKILRRPDGIDGYELEDFVLHDYHAQPHIKAPVAV from the coding sequence ATGCAGCAATATCTCGACCTGATGCAGCGCGCGCTCGACACGGGCGTGGAGACGATGGACCGCACCGGCGTCGGCACCCGTTCGGTCTTCGGCCACCAGATGCGCTTCGACCTTTCGGCGGGCTTTCCGGTGCTCACCACCAAGAAGCTGCACCTGCGCTCGATCATCGTCGAGCTGCTGTGGTTCCTACGCGGCGACACCAACGTCCGCTGGCTGCAGGAGCGCAAGGTGAGCATTTGGGACGAGTGGACCGACGAATCGGGCGACCTCGGCCCCGTCTATGGCAAGCAGTGGCGCGACTGGGAGACGGCCGATGGGCGTCACCTGGACCAGATCGCCGAGCTGATCGCCACGCTGAAAAGCAATCCGGCGTCCCGGCGGATGGTGGTCTCCGCCTGGAACCCGGGCGACCTGCCGGCGATGGCGCTGGCGCCGTGCCACTGCCTGTTCCAGTGCCATGTCGCGAACGGCAAGCTGTCGCTGCAGCTCTACCAGCGCTCGGCCGACATTTTCCTGGGCGTGCCGTTCAACATCGCGAGCTATGCGCTGCTGACCCATATCCTGGCGGACCAGTGCGGGCTGGAGGTCGGCGAGTTCGTGTGGACGGGCGGGGACTGCCACCTCTACCTCAACCACCTGGACCAGGCGCGCGAGCAGCTGTCGCGCACGGCCACCGCGCTGCCGCGGCTGAAGATCCTGCGCCGGCCGGACGGCATCGACGGCTATGAACTGGAGGATTTCGTGCTCCACGACTACCACGCGCAACCGCATATCAAGGCGCCGGTGGCGGTATGA
- the hemA gene encoding 5-aminolevulinate synthase — translation MSSDETVRAVDYSRVFNQAIDRLHAEGRYRVFIDILRNKGMFPNARCFAGHNGPKPITVWCSNDYLAMGQHPKVIAAMEEALHDVGAGSGGTRNIGGNTHYHIDLESELADLHGKEGALLFTSGYVSNEATLATLAKVLPGCIIFSDELNHASMIAGIRNSGCEKRVFRHNDLEHLEELLAESDPQAPKLIAFESVYSMDADIAPIAEICDLADKYNALTYLDEVHAVGMYGARGGGISERDGVADRLNIIEGTLGKAFGVMGGYIAADRTIIDVIRSYAPGFIFTTSLSPVLVAGALASVRHLKASSAEREGQQVAAAKLKAMFRDAGLPVMDSTTHIVPLMVGDPVKAKRVSDILLAEYGVYVQPINFPTVPRGTERLRFTPGPAHDESMMRELTDALVEIWGRLEMRRAA, via the coding sequence ATGTCCAGCGACGAAACCGTTCGCGCGGTCGATTACAGCCGCGTCTTCAACCAGGCGATCGACAGGCTCCATGCCGAGGGGCGCTACCGCGTCTTCATCGACATTTTGCGCAACAAGGGCATGTTCCCCAACGCGCGCTGCTTCGCCGGGCATAACGGGCCCAAGCCGATCACGGTCTGGTGCTCCAACGACTATCTGGCGATGGGGCAGCACCCCAAGGTGATCGCCGCCATGGAAGAGGCGCTGCACGACGTCGGCGCCGGCTCCGGCGGCACCCGCAACATCGGTGGCAACACCCATTATCACATCGACCTCGAAAGCGAGCTGGCCGACCTGCACGGCAAGGAAGGCGCGCTGCTGTTCACCAGCGGCTATGTCTCGAACGAGGCGACGCTGGCGACGCTGGCCAAGGTGCTGCCGGGCTGCATCATCTTTTCGGACGAGCTCAACCACGCCTCGATGATCGCGGGCATCCGCAACTCGGGCTGCGAGAAGCGAGTCTTCCGCCACAACGACCTGGAGCACCTTGAGGAGCTGCTGGCCGAGTCGGATCCGCAGGCGCCCAAGCTGATCGCGTTCGAAAGCGTCTATTCGATGGACGCCGACATCGCCCCGATCGCCGAGATCTGCGACCTCGCCGACAAGTACAACGCCCTGACCTATCTCGACGAGGTCCATGCCGTCGGCATGTACGGTGCACGCGGCGGCGGCATTTCGGAGCGTGACGGCGTCGCCGACCGCCTCAACATCATCGAGGGCACGCTCGGCAAGGCGTTCGGCGTGATGGGCGGCTATATCGCGGCCGATCGCACGATCATCGACGTGATCCGCAGCTATGCGCCCGGCTTCATCTTCACGACCTCGCTGTCGCCGGTGCTGGTCGCCGGCGCCCTCGCCAGCGTCCGCCACCTGAAGGCCTCCTCGGCCGAGCGCGAGGGGCAGCAGGTCGCTGCCGCCAAGCTCAAGGCGATGTTCCGCGACGCCGGCCTGCCGGTGATGGATTCGACCACCCACATCGTGCCGCTGATGGTCGGCGATCCGGTCAAGGCCAAGCGCGTCAGCGACATCCTGCTCGCCGAGTACGGCGTCTATGTTCAGCCGATCAACTTCCCGACCGTGCCCCGCGGCACCGAGCGCCTCCGCTTCACCCCCGGCCCCGCCCATGACGAGTCGATGATGCGCGAACTCACCGACGCGCTGGTCGAAATCTGGGGTCGCCTGGAAATGCGCCGCGCCGCCTAA
- the prfB gene encoding peptide chain release factor 2, with the protein MRAEAQAHVDKINDALALLRRFLDWDRALRRLDELNARVEDQSLWNDPKAAQEVMRERRRLDEAITATRAIEAELSDTVELIEMADAEGDAEMADEGTQSLAQLAERAEQDKVKALLSGEADANDTYIEINSGAGGTESQDWAGMLQRMYTRWAERRGMKVELIDYHAGEQAGIKSATLLVKGENAYGYAKTESGVHRLVRISPYDSAARRHTSFSSVWVYPVIDDNIDIEINESELRIDTYRASGAGGQHINTTDSAVRITHLPTGIVVQCQNQRSQHKNKAEAYNQLRARLYERELAEREAVANAQNATKTDIGWGHQIRSYVLQPYQLVKDLRTGVTSTAPGDVLDGALDPFMAAALSQRVTGETVEVEDVD; encoded by the coding sequence ATGCGCGCCGAAGCGCAAGCCCATGTCGACAAGATCAACGACGCGCTGGCGCTGTTGCGCCGCTTCCTCGACTGGGACCGCGCGCTGCGCCGCCTGGACGAGCTGAACGCGCGCGTCGAGGACCAGAGCCTGTGGAACGACCCCAAGGCCGCGCAGGAAGTGATGCGCGAGCGGCGGCGGCTGGACGAGGCGATCACCGCGACCCGTGCGATCGAGGCGGAGCTGTCCGACACGGTCGAGCTGATCGAGATGGCGGATGCCGAGGGCGACGCCGAGATGGCGGACGAGGGCACGCAGAGCCTGGCCCAGCTGGCGGAACGCGCCGAGCAGGACAAGGTAAAGGCGCTGCTGTCGGGCGAGGCCGACGCCAACGACACCTATATCGAGATCAACTCGGGCGCCGGCGGTACCGAAAGCCAGGACTGGGCGGGCATGCTGCAGCGCATGTACACGCGCTGGGCCGAGCGGCGCGGCATGAAGGTCGAGCTGATCGACTATCACGCCGGCGAGCAGGCGGGCATCAAGTCGGCGACGCTGCTGGTGAAGGGCGAGAACGCCTATGGCTATGCCAAGACCGAGAGCGGCGTGCACCGGTTGGTGCGCATCAGTCCGTACGACAGCGCGGCACGGCGCCACACCAGCTTTTCGAGCGTGTGGGTCTATCCGGTGATCGACGACAACATCGACATCGAGATCAATGAGAGCGAGCTGCGCATCGACACGTATCGCGCGTCGGGCGCGGGCGGTCAGCACATCAACACGACCGATTCGGCCGTGCGCATCACCCACCTGCCGACCGGTATCGTCGTGCAGTGCCAGAATCAGCGTTCACAGCACAAGAACAAGGCCGAGGCGTACAACCAGCTGCGCGCGCGCCTGTACGAGCGGGAACTCGCCGAGCGCGAGGCGGTGGCGAACGCGCAGAACGCCACCAAGACGGACATCGGCTGGGGCCACCAGATCCGCTCCTATGTCCTCCAGCCGTACCAGCTGGTGAAGGACCTGCGCACGGGCGTGACCTCGACTGCGCCGGGCGACGTGCTCGACGGTGCGCTCGACCCGTTCATGGCAGCGGCGCTGTCGCAGCGCGTGACCGGCGAGACGGTCGAGGTGGAGGACGTCGACTGA